In the Leptospira sp. WS4.C2 genome, one interval contains:
- a CDS encoding nuclear transport factor 2 family protein yields MIQILNQYKWMGFKAKITALLLGLTMPVSTFAERSNVSAILARSEIATNVSSFSYRDQARWVELRDLFTQDATISISWHEGTVDGFVEQSRRMVEEGAPATKHWISSPRITVCGNRALSEADVIIMVRSSAGPIDLDVTSYTRFYDQFELEDDGVWRIHNRTGIYEKDRIDSVSPSFLFWVTYLFMPLSKYPKEFRHLAFGLERNGLSIMPNVVTSGSDRERTLKQKAWEWSGCSAILDARQP; encoded by the coding sequence ATGATACAAATTTTGAATCAATACAAATGGATGGGATTTAAGGCTAAAATAACAGCGTTGTTGTTAGGACTTACCATGCCGGTATCGACATTTGCCGAACGCTCAAACGTAAGTGCGATCTTAGCGAGATCTGAAATTGCCACAAATGTTTCCTCATTTTCTTATCGAGACCAAGCAAGGTGGGTCGAACTACGAGACCTCTTCACTCAGGATGCAACGATATCGATCAGTTGGCATGAGGGAACCGTGGATGGTTTTGTGGAGCAATCACGTCGCATGGTAGAAGAAGGTGCACCTGCCACCAAACACTGGATCTCCTCACCAAGAATCACCGTTTGTGGCAACCGTGCCTTAAGCGAAGCCGATGTCATCATCATGGTACGAAGCAGTGCCGGACCGATCGATCTGGATGTAACCTCATACACAAGGTTTTACGATCAGTTCGAACTGGAAGATGATGGAGTTTGGCGGATCCACAACAGAACAGGCATCTACGAGAAAGATCGTATCGATAGCGTTAGTCCCTCTTTTTTATTTTGGGTGACCTACCTCTTTATGCCTCTCAGCAAATATCCAAAAGAGTTTCGTCATCTAGCCTTTGGATTGGAACGTAATGGTCTTTCGATTATGCCGAACGTTGTCACCTCTGGTAGTGATAGGGAGCGGACTCTGAAACAAAAAGCCTGGGAGTGGAGCGGTTGTTCTGCGATCTTAGACGCAAGACAACCATAA
- a CDS encoding SDR family oxidoreductase yields MYPFWKDKVVWITGASSGIGEALVHSLKNSGAKLVLSARRKEELIRVRYESGWKEENSMILPLDLENYNNLKDLPTSVIQKFGRIDILINNGGISQRSLAHETTVSTYQSLMNINFFGNIALSLAVLPYFRNKKEGHIVSIASIAGKFGVPFRTGYSSSKFALTGFYEALRAENINENLKVTLIYPGFIKTKISENAFSGDGSKHGKIDPGIEEGIDVQTCANQILSAIVSGKLESVIARPKEKFAIFLHKNFPRFFSKVIAKAKVV; encoded by the coding sequence ATATATCCTTTTTGGAAAGATAAAGTGGTTTGGATCACGGGAGCCTCATCAGGAATCGGTGAGGCTTTGGTTCATTCGTTAAAAAATTCTGGTGCAAAATTAGTTTTATCCGCCAGACGAAAAGAGGAATTAATTCGAGTAAGATATGAGTCGGGATGGAAAGAAGAAAACTCAATGATTCTTCCATTAGATTTAGAAAATTATAATAATTTAAAAGACCTACCTACCTCGGTGATCCAAAAATTTGGACGGATTGATATTTTAATCAATAATGGAGGTATTAGCCAAAGGTCTCTGGCGCATGAAACTACTGTTTCCACCTACCAATCACTTATGAATATTAATTTTTTTGGTAATATCGCATTGTCTTTGGCAGTACTACCCTATTTTCGAAATAAAAAAGAAGGTCATATCGTAAGCATTGCAAGTATCGCAGGAAAATTCGGAGTTCCCTTTCGAACGGGTTACTCTTCTTCCAAATTTGCATTAACTGGTTTTTATGAAGCACTCAGGGCAGAAAACATAAATGAAAATTTAAAAGTAACATTGATTTATCCTGGATTCATCAAAACAAAAATTTCAGAAAACGCTTTTTCGGGAGATGGTTCCAAACATGGAAAAATTGATCCAGGAATTGAGGAGGGGATCGATGTTCAAACCTGTGCCAATCAAATTCTTTCTGCTATTGTTTCAGGCAAACTGGAATCCGTGATTGCAAGGCCCAAGGAAAAATTTGCCATCTTTTTGCATAAAAATTTTCCTAGATTTTTTTCTAAGGTGATCGCTAAAGCAAAAGTGGTTTGA
- a CDS encoding fumarylacetoacetate hydrolase family protein — MAKNYIRFEKDHKIDWAKWEHGKAIPLGIGDLTTSEFLEFIKAKPVLPDSPVHQLKDFQILSPITAPCQIICQGANYRQHLIESGLDPDEKSYNLFFTKSDASLSPPIGEVIRPKQVRLLDYEIELGLVFGKTINGPLEIHSGNVSDYVSALFMANDVSARDIQLPQLQWYKGKSYRSFLPAGPVLAVLEDGDFSLLGSLELTLLVNNRVRQHDTISSLVFPPAESIQELSRFCNIRPGDVLLTGTPSGCALRAPGKLLQKIAALIPEKKKWELFIKGQLKRSEYLKPGDKIQSSIRTADRRIDLGDQELLVVQES; from the coding sequence ATGGCTAAGAATTATATACGTTTTGAAAAAGATCACAAAATCGATTGGGCTAAGTGGGAACATGGGAAAGCGATTCCACTGGGTATTGGAGATTTGACCACAAGTGAATTTTTAGAATTCATAAAGGCAAAACCTGTTTTGCCAGATTCTCCTGTGCATCAACTGAAAGATTTTCAGATCCTCTCACCAATCACAGCCCCGTGCCAAATCATTTGCCAAGGCGCCAATTACAGACAACATTTGATTGAATCAGGATTGGATCCTGACGAAAAATCATATAATTTATTTTTCACAAAATCCGATGCCTCTCTTTCTCCACCAATAGGAGAAGTGATTCGCCCGAAGCAAGTCCGTCTATTGGATTATGAAATTGAACTGGGATTAGTGTTTGGTAAAACAATCAATGGTCCTTTGGAGATTCATTCTGGGAATGTTTCTGATTATGTATCTGCACTGTTTATGGCAAATGATGTTTCGGCAAGAGACATACAACTTCCGCAATTACAATGGTACAAAGGAAAATCATACCGTAGTTTTTTACCGGCAGGACCAGTCCTTGCTGTTTTGGAGGATGGTGATTTTTCTCTTTTGGGAAGTTTGGAACTTACCTTACTCGTAAACAATAGGGTAAGACAACATGATACAATTTCAAGTTTGGTTTTTCCACCTGCCGAATCCATCCAAGAGTTATCTCGTTTTTGTAATATCAGACCAGGCGATGTACTACTTACGGGAACTCCTTCGGGTTGTGCACTCCGAGCCCCTGGAAAGTTATTACAAAAAATTGCAGCCCTTATCCCTGAAAAAAAGAAATGGGAATTATTCATCAAAGGGCAATTGAAACGATCAGAGTATCTAAAGCCTGGAGATAAAATTCAATCTTCCATCCGAACTGCAGATCGCAGAATTGATTTAGGTGACCAGGAATTACTGGTGGTTCAAGAATCATGA
- a CDS encoding VOC family protein has translation MKKNQSPSACPVRAVNPMSKAKDIAYIRLGRRNLKSSLRYYLDFGLSLLEKTEERILFHGHGSNFPCWSIEKNKRDVLLGLGFYISSKEDFERLKTLEGAKFFPSGRFGESPFVNVTDPSGLSVDAVFSEVFEDLMSPEISQKKFWNAPGKTERINLPRPFESGPAKVIRLGHAVLLKQEFLKNAQWYCDTFGLIPSDIQILPGSKEPVIVFLRCDGGDKLTDHHTIVIANGIDDRLEHCAFELEDLDEVAKGREWLLGKGWKSAWGIGRHLLGSQIFDYHRDPTGMLVEHYSDGDKFDETVPIGYHWINRKSLYQWGEDMPKNFLDLTLSFHKLKELLKGIFSGKEISMDTLLALQKTMKISPRNWIKY, from the coding sequence ATGAAAAAAAATCAATCTCCTTCTGCCTGTCCTGTGCGAGCCGTTAATCCTATGAGTAAAGCAAAAGATATTGCATACATTCGATTGGGCAGAAGAAACCTAAAGTCTTCCCTCCGCTACTATCTTGATTTTGGCCTTTCGTTGTTGGAAAAAACAGAAGAAAGAATTTTGTTCCATGGTCATGGTTCGAATTTTCCTTGTTGGTCTATTGAAAAAAATAAACGAGATGTTTTGCTTGGATTGGGTTTTTATATTTCTTCCAAAGAAGATTTCGAACGACTCAAAACTTTAGAAGGTGCCAAGTTTTTTCCATCGGGAAGATTCGGAGAATCTCCGTTTGTCAATGTAACCGATCCATCCGGCCTTTCTGTGGACGCAGTGTTCTCTGAGGTTTTTGAAGACTTAATGAGTCCAGAGATATCTCAGAAAAAATTTTGGAACGCACCGGGCAAAACAGAAAGAATTAATTTACCACGTCCCTTTGAGTCAGGGCCAGCAAAGGTAATTCGATTAGGACATGCCGTATTACTAAAACAAGAATTTTTAAAAAATGCTCAGTGGTATTGTGATACATTTGGCCTCATTCCTTCCGACATTCAAATTCTTCCTGGATCCAAAGAACCTGTAATCGTTTTTTTACGATGTGACGGAGGAGACAAACTCACAGACCACCATACAATCGTTATTGCTAATGGAATTGATGATCGATTGGAACATTGTGCTTTTGAACTGGAAGATTTAGATGAAGTTGCGAAAGGAAGAGAATGGTTACTGGGAAAAGGTTGGAAATCTGCATGGGGAATTGGAAGGCATCTTTTAGGAAGTCAGATTTTTGATTACCACAGAGATCCGACCGGAATGCTCGTAGAACATTACTCAGACGGAGATAAGTTTGATGAAACCGTTCCCATAGGATATCATTGGATTAACCGCAAAAGTTTGTACCAATGGGGGGAAGACATGCCAAAAAACTTTCTGGATTTAACTTTATCTTTTCATAAATTAAAAGAACTATTAAAAGGGATTTTTTCTGGAAAAGAAATTAGCATGGATACTTTACTGGCACTCCAAAAAACGATGAAAATTTCTCCTAGAAATTGGATTAAATACTAA
- a CDS encoding FAD-dependent monooxygenase, protein MERDINLENIGTPNVVIVGAGPVGVLTANLLGLQGIPVLLVDQNPGILEIPRAISLDQDALRILQAAGFGEEVSKCMPSISSIEMISPFGGTFAKINSAGSFDGHPHLVSIYQPELERILRNGLKRFPHVRLLSECTYSSHIETELKVIINVSWKGVDCKVTTGYLLGCDGAHSRVREKQGWSLKGSSYKEDWLILDVAKTPRTLDKVEFICDPKRPVAHVPGPNGSQRWEFLLRNGERREDMEKPSKVRELMKPWGDVSSMEVQRIAVYRFQAKVVDCMGKRRVFLLGDAAHLTPPFAGQGLVSGMRDSFNLSWKVAAVLKNSASPKILSSYHIERKPHTIKTIRLAVLLGSVIMTRSKLKAVFRDIVFKFLYYTPLKRFLLDLRIRPKNSFNHGLFLKRFKLSKSNLTPGSIFPQTPVKLNDGSWKLSDNLFDPTLYLVGFGKHPSSVLDSHSLALWNQMDGKMLFIATQQSVVESDSMIPDAEDVTSSFFSAFGGMERFAIVRPDRIVVSVFSSENANRAIQDFSKMYLGSKL, encoded by the coding sequence ATGGAAAGAGACATCAATTTAGAGAATATCGGGACTCCCAATGTGGTAATCGTTGGAGCGGGGCCAGTGGGTGTGCTTACTGCCAATCTTCTCGGTTTACAAGGGATTCCTGTTCTTTTGGTGGATCAAAATCCTGGAATTTTGGAGATCCCCAGAGCCATTTCATTGGATCAGGATGCACTGCGAATTTTACAAGCGGCAGGTTTTGGAGAGGAGGTATCGAAATGTATGCCATCGATTTCCTCAATCGAAATGATTTCTCCTTTTGGTGGGACTTTTGCAAAAATTAATTCCGCCGGATCGTTTGATGGTCATCCTCATCTTGTTTCCATTTACCAACCTGAACTAGAGAGAATTTTAAGAAACGGCTTAAAACGATTTCCTCATGTCCGTCTCTTGTCTGAATGCACATATAGTTCTCATATTGAAACAGAATTGAAAGTGATAATCAATGTTAGTTGGAAAGGAGTTGATTGTAAGGTGACCACAGGTTATCTTCTCGGTTGTGATGGGGCTCATAGCAGGGTAAGAGAAAAACAGGGTTGGAGTTTGAAGGGTTCGTCCTACAAGGAAGACTGGCTCATTTTGGATGTGGCTAAAACTCCTAGAACATTGGATAAAGTTGAATTTATTTGTGATCCGAAAAGGCCAGTGGCTCATGTTCCTGGTCCCAATGGCTCGCAGCGATGGGAATTCCTTCTTCGGAACGGTGAGAGAAGGGAAGATATGGAAAAGCCAAGTAAGGTTCGGGAATTAATGAAACCATGGGGAGATGTTTCTTCCATGGAAGTGCAAAGAATCGCTGTGTATCGGTTCCAAGCAAAAGTTGTAGATTGTATGGGAAAGAGGAGAGTATTTTTACTCGGAGATGCAGCTCACCTAACTCCTCCTTTTGCGGGCCAAGGATTGGTGAGTGGAATGAGAGATAGTTTTAATCTTTCTTGGAAGGTAGCGGCTGTATTAAAAAATTCTGCCTCACCTAAAATACTTTCCAGTTATCATATAGAAAGAAAACCACATACAATCAAAACAATACGTTTAGCAGTTCTTTTAGGTTCTGTCATTATGACAAGAAGTAAGCTGAAAGCGGTCTTTCGTGATATTGTTTTTAAATTTTTATATTATACGCCGCTCAAACGTTTTCTATTGGATTTGAGGATTAGACCCAAAAATTCGTTCAACCATGGTCTTTTTTTGAAAAGGTTCAAACTATCAAAGAGTAACCTAACACCTGGATCTATTTTTCCACAAACACCAGTTAAATTAAATGATGGATCTTGGAAATTATCAGACAACTTGTTTGATCCAACACTCTATTTGGTTGGGTTTGGCAAACACCCTAGTTCTGTGTTAGATTCTCACTCCTTAGCGTTATGGAATCAAATGGATGGAAAAATGTTATTCATTGCAACGCAACAAAGTGTTGTTGAATCGGATTCCATGATTCCGGATGCGGAAGATGTAACATCCTCCTTTTTCTCTGCTTTCGGTGGCATGGAAAGGTTTGCGATTGTTCGCCCCGATCGAATTGTTGTTTCTGTTTTTTCTTCTGAAAATGCAAACAGGGCCATTCAAGACTTCTCAAAAATGTATTTAGGTTCTAAGTTATGA